The following proteins are co-located in the Acipenser ruthenus chromosome 35, fAciRut3.2 maternal haplotype, whole genome shotgun sequence genome:
- the LOC131705158 gene encoding reticulon-4 receptor-like 2 — MVSCQSQNFSAVPAGIPYDSQRVLWLYSNNISTIKPDSFSDMRDLEELDLGDNPSLRTLHPDSFRGLDKLQSLHIYRCQLGTLPGNIFKKLYSLQFLYLQDNLLQHIQDNLFSDLVNLTHLFLHGNQIRVLSENVFRGLVNLDRLLLHENRVRQVNHKAFIDLGHLTSLFLFNNALTDLPASALSDLSSLQFLRLNGNPWSCSCQARPLWEWFRQVWISSSELLCAGPEERKGLDLRFLREIDFAPCPMMPYYPRARVTYTFSTRKRWWFPKSGKASGGNSDKSKGLDGKKGQQQDNSYISPDKSQTKSYEAESTLTKVKEQDYWEKYENEDSTIRCYKLDCLKEANGKSRGVCPDASLFLLSLSLTLTLHFLFPETM, encoded by the exons ATggtcagctgccagtctcagaacTTCTCGGCGGTGCCGGCCGGCATTCCCTACGACAGCCAGAGA gTCCTGTGGCTCTACTCCAACAACATCAGCACCATCAAACCCGATTCCTTCAGCGACATGCGAGATCTGGAGGAGCTGGACCTGGGGGATAACCCCTCCCTGCGCACCCTCCATCCTGACTCCTTCCGGGGGCTGGACaagctgcagagcctgcacatataccgctgccagctggggaccctgcccggaaacatcttcaaaaaactctacagcctgcagttcctttacctgcaggacaacctgctgcaacacatccag gacAATCTCTTCTCAGACCTGGTGAATCTCACTCACCTCTTCCTCCACGGCAACCAAATCCGAGTCCTGTCTGAAAATGTCTTCAGAGGGCTGGTCAACCTGGACAGGCTCCTCCTCCACGAGAACCGAGTGCGACAGGTCAACCACAAAGCCTTCATTGACCTGGGTCACCTCACCTCCCTCTTCCTCTTCAACAACGCCCTAACAGACCTCCCTGCTTCGGCCCTCTCCGATCTCTCGTCCCTGCAGTTCCTCAGACTCAACGGAAACCCCTGGAGCTGCTCCTGCCAGGCCCGCCCTCTTTGGGAATGGTTCCGTCAGGTCTGGATCTCCAGCTCCGAGCTCCTCTGCGCCGGTCCCGAGGAGAGGAAAGGTCTAGATTTGAGGTTCTTGAGAGAAATCGATTTCGCTCCCTGCCCCATGATGCCTTACTATCCGAGAGCCCGCGTCACTTACACCTTCAGCACCAGAAAGAGATGGTGGTTCCCCAAATCGGGCAAGGCAAGCGGTGGGAATTCGGACAAATCTAAAGGCTTGGATGGAAAGAAAGGACAACAGCAAGACAACAGTTACATCAGTCCagataaaagtcaaaccaaaAGTTACGAAGCTGAGTCCACATTGACAAAAGTTAAAGAGCAAGACTACTGGGAGAAATATGAAAACGAAGACTCCACTATTCGTTGTTACAAGTTGGATTGTTTGAAAGAAGCAAACGGGAAATCCAGAGGCGTTTGTCCAGATGcgtccctctttctcctctctctctccctcactctcacccTTCACTTTCTTTTTCCTGAAACCATGTGA